A window from Planococcus donghaensis encodes these proteins:
- the sigW gene encoding RNA polymerase sigma factor SigW, whose translation MDALVNKRIAKVIKGDQNAFAEIVELYQHQLYQVCFRMLGNKQEAEDIAQEAFMRAYVNIHTFDQNRKFSTWLYRIATNLCIDRIRKKKPDYHLDAEVRGTEGLNMYSKIANEDELPEEELMRMEVQERVQYEISRLPDKYRAAIVLKYIEELPLAEISEILDLPLGTVKTRIHRGREALRKQLSNL comes from the coding sequence ATGGATGCGTTAGTGAACAAACGAATAGCAAAAGTAATAAAAGGCGATCAGAACGCATTCGCCGAAATCGTGGAGCTTTACCAGCATCAGCTGTATCAAGTTTGCTTTCGTATGCTTGGTAACAAGCAGGAAGCAGAAGATATTGCGCAAGAAGCTTTTATGCGTGCGTATGTAAATATTCATACGTTTGATCAGAATCGGAAATTTTCTACTTGGTTATACCGCATCGCCACCAATTTATGCATCGATCGAATCCGTAAGAAAAAGCCGGATTATCACTTGGATGCTGAAGTGCGCGGGACGGAAGGCTTGAATATGTATTCGAAAATTGCCAATGAGGATGAACTACCAGAAGAAGAGTTAATGCGGATGGAAGTTCAAGAGCGGGTACAGTACGAAATCAGCCGCTTGCCAGATAAGTACCGTGCCGCTATTGTATTAAAGTATATTGAAGAATTGCCACTTGCGGAAATCAGTGAAATTTTGGATTTGCCGTTAGGAACGGTAAAGACGCGTATACACCGAGGGCGAGAAGCTCTTCGTAAGCAATTGAGCAATTTGTAG